Part of the Propioniciclava sp. MC1595 genome is shown below.
GAAGGTCGTGCACTACTGGCGCGCCGAACCGATCGAGGCCAGCAAGCGCAAGCCCGACAAGGAGGTCGACAAGGTCGCCTGGCTCAGCCCGGCCAACGCGCTGGAGCGGATGACCTACGACGACGAGAAGGAGGTCGTGCGCAAGGCGCTGGAGTACCGGCAGCCGAGCACGGCGTTCCTCGTGGTGCGCCACAGCAAGGCGATGGACCGCAAGAACTGGTCCGGGCGCGACCAGGCCCGCCCGATCACCGCGCGCGGGCGCAAGCAGGCCAAGCGCCTGGTCCCGCTGTTCGAGTCGTTCGGGGTGGCGGCGCTGGCGTCCAGCACCTCGACGCGGTGCGTGCAGACCCTGCAGCCGTTCGCCAAGCAGCAGCGGATGGACGTGGACGGCTGGCAGGTGCTCACCGAGGAGATCGGCGAGCACAACGCGAAGGGCGTCCGGCAGCTCATGAAGCGGCTGGCCACCGAGTCGGTCGAGGAGAAGGCGCCCATGGCCGTGTGCGGGCACCGGCCCATCCTGCCCGACATGCTGACCGCACTCGGCGTCGAACCCCGCCCGATGCAGACCGGCGCGGTGATCGTCGTCCACCTGGACGCCGAGGGCCGGCACATCGCCCACGAGTACCACCGGCCCCGCGTCTGAGCCGGTTGCCATCGGTTGCCGCGGCGTCCCGAAGGGGTTCGTTACCGCCTCGACGAGCCTGTGGCCGGGTGCGACGGGACTTCTTGTCCTGATCGAGACGACTCGTTCACCGACCGTTCATCTTCGCGATCGAATCTCGTCATGACGGCTCCTTACCGTCGCTGACGGAGATTGGATCTGACCAGTCACTCGGGGGTCACCCCCGAACGCTCGTACGAAGGAAGAACCTTGAAGCTCTCGAAGATCGGCGCCCCGCTCGCCATCCTCACCGCCTCCGCTCTCGTCCTGACCGGTTGCGGCGCCGCCAACGAGCCCGCCGCCGCCCCGGCCGACACCGCCGGTGGCACGTCCACCGCGGCCGGCTCCGCGCTCTCCGGCACGCTCACGGGCAAGGGTGCGTCCTCGATGAACGCTGCCCAGACCACCTGGATCGCCGAGTTCCAGACCGCCAACCCGGGCGTCACCGTCAACTAC
Proteins encoded:
- a CDS encoding NUDIX hydrolase, giving the protein MPKQRKFTVAAGTVTIRHRPGKEPHVLLVHRPAYNDWTLPKGHLDPDEYEAVAAVRETHEESGVRVVLREPLGAISYPVGGGTKVVHYWRAEPIEASKRKPDKEVDKVAWLSPANALERMTYDDEKEVVRKALEYRQPSTAFLVVRHSKAMDRKNWSGRDQARPITARGRKQAKRLVPLFESFGVAALASSTSTRCVQTLQPFAKQQRMDVDGWQVLTEEIGEHNAKGVRQLMKRLATESVEEKAPMAVCGHRPILPDMLTALGVEPRPMQTGAVIVVHLDAEGRHIAHEYHRPRV